A segment of the Bordetella flabilis genome:
TCGATACGGCCGAGATGTACGCCGACGGGCGCGCGGAGGAAATCGTGGGCCGCGCCATCCGGGGGCGGCGCGACGGCGTCGCGCTGGTCAGCAAAGTGCTGCCGGGCAACGCTTCCCGGCGCGGCGTCGCGCAGGCCTGCGAAGGCAGCCTGCGCCGCCTGGGCACGGACCGCATCGACCTTTATCTGTTGCACTGGCGTGGCCCGCATCCCCTGGCGGAAACCGTCGAGGCCCTGGAGCGCCTGGTTGGCGACGGCAAGATCGCGCGATGGGGCGTCAGCAACTTCGACACGGACGACATGCAGGAGCTGGCCGGACTGCCTGGCGGTGACGCGGTCCAGGCCAACCAGGTGCTCTACAACCTGGGACGCCGCGGCATCGAATACGATCTGCTGCCGTGGTGCCGGGCGCGCACGGTTCCCGTCATGGCGTATTCGCCGATCGAGCAGGGCCGCCTGCTGCGCGACCCCGCGCTGGGACGGGTGGCGGCGCGCCACGGCGTGACCCCGGCGGCGGCCGCGCTGGCCTGGGTACTGCGCGAGCCGGGCATCATCGCCATCCCGAAAACGTCCTCCCTGGAACACCTGAAGCAGAACCTGGCATGCCTAGAGCTGTCACTCGCGGCCGAGGACCTTGCCGAACTGGACCGGGCCTTTGCCCCACCGCGGCGCAAGCGTGCGCTGGAGATGCTGTAGCGGGCCATCGCGCTGCACGCGACGCCGGCATCAACGACGCCGTCGCGTCGCCGTGGCGACCACCGATCCCCCGAT
Coding sequences within it:
- a CDS encoding aldo/keto reductase, yielding MPSTRTLVFRDGWSVPVLGQGTWFMGESAQHADAEIRALQAGIDAGLTLIDTAEMYADGRAEEIVGRAIRGRRDGVALVSKVLPGNASRRGVAQACEGSLRRLGTDRIDLYLLHWRGPHPLAETVEALERLVGDGKIARWGVSNFDTDDMQELAGLPGGDAVQANQVLYNLGRRGIEYDLLPWCRARTVPVMAYSPIEQGRLLRDPALGRVAARHGVTPAAAALAWVLREPGIIAIPKTSSLEHLKQNLACLELSLAAEDLAELDRAFAPPRRKRALEML